Proteins encoded together in one Desulfosporosinus meridiei DSM 13257 window:
- a CDS encoding cell wall-binding repeat-containing protein produces the protein MSKKIVALILILCSCIMFGRPGYAVAIEQDSGAEESERAEVDRLSGLTKFETAKIISEYYCSGKAKNVILSTGNDFADALSASVLAHEKEAPILLVDYAVENSKDAFDFCTEHLDKSGTVYIIGGTGIIGEEFEAKLSELGFTKVIRIAGLDRYDTSYQIACSLNKVMSTVVITSGEQYADALSISSFAANKGWPILLSPHGELPQEIKTFLQEKKPLQVYIAGGAGVISDNVKSEIESVLPQASIQRLMGETRFDTNVAIAETFAPNPSTIYLATGYGFADALAGSIVAAKSGNPIIFIDPSVPTLPRSTASYFAKLYANIQNPRLVSFGGSGVVKDEIIKSSRDLIWGAARETSIYSIDDISAAVTQKEEYSLPTTLQARLYNSEVIEVPVQWNPNFVDTGKIGLLIYEGIVDGYSKNIKLNFTVKEPVSIPIAQYTTYFDAAHLNRTENLRLAAKALDGKLLAPGERFSFNESVGERTVQAGYKEAMVIVGDAFVPGLGGGVCQVSSTLYNAVTLANLQIIERHPHSLPVDYVPPGHDATVSYPILDLKFRNNRKVPILIRSIVAENTLTFQLYEKSEK, from the coding sequence TTTTATGCAGCTGTATTATGTTTGGCAGACCGGGATATGCAGTTGCAATTGAGCAGGATTCAGGCGCTGAAGAATCAGAAAGAGCCGAAGTGGACAGGCTGTCTGGGCTAACAAAATTTGAGACTGCTAAGATAATCTCTGAATATTATTGCAGTGGTAAAGCTAAGAACGTAATACTCTCAACGGGCAATGATTTTGCAGATGCATTATCTGCAAGTGTCTTAGCTCACGAGAAGGAGGCCCCTATACTCTTAGTTGATTATGCAGTGGAAAACTCGAAAGATGCTTTTGATTTCTGCACAGAACATCTTGATAAAAGCGGTACGGTTTATATTATTGGTGGTACCGGAATTATAGGGGAAGAATTCGAAGCTAAACTTAGCGAACTTGGATTTACGAAGGTGATCAGAATTGCTGGACTGGACAGATATGATACATCTTATCAGATTGCCTGTTCTCTTAATAAGGTAATGTCCACAGTAGTTATAACCTCCGGCGAACAATATGCCGATGCCTTAAGTATATCTAGCTTTGCGGCAAATAAAGGATGGCCGATTCTCTTATCCCCCCATGGTGAACTGCCTCAAGAGATAAAGACATTCCTGCAAGAAAAAAAACCTTTGCAAGTATACATAGCTGGGGGAGCAGGGGTGATCTCTGATAATGTTAAATCGGAAATAGAAAGTGTCCTGCCCCAAGCGAGTATCCAACGATTGATGGGAGAAACTAGGTTTGATACAAATGTGGCTATTGCAGAAACCTTCGCACCAAATCCATCAACCATCTACCTAGCAACTGGGTACGGGTTTGCCGATGCTCTAGCTGGGAGTATCGTAGCAGCCAAGTCGGGAAATCCTATTATATTTATCGACCCTTCAGTCCCCACACTGCCTAGATCAACTGCGAGTTACTTTGCGAAACTTTATGCAAATATCCAAAACCCCAGGCTGGTCTCTTTTGGCGGCAGCGGAGTTGTAAAGGATGAGATAATAAAAAGTTCAAGAGACTTGATTTGGGGTGCTGCCAGAGAGACGAGTATCTATTCTATAGATGATATTTCTGCTGCCGTTACTCAAAAGGAAGAGTATTCTTTGCCAACTACCCTTCAAGCAAGGTTATACAACAGTGAAGTTATTGAGGTGCCTGTTCAGTGGAATCCTAACTTCGTGGATACTGGCAAAATAGGATTGCTAATCTATGAAGGAATTGTTGATGGTTATAGTAAAAACATTAAACTTAATTTTACGGTCAAAGAACCGGTGTCAATCCCAATAGCCCAATACACTACTTATTTTGATGCCGCTCATCTAAATCGGACAGAGAACCTTCGCCTCGCTGCCAAGGCTCTTGATGGTAAACTACTAGCTCCCGGAGAACGTTTTTCTTTTAACGAAAGTGTCGGTGAGCGGACAGTCCAAGCGGGTTATAAAGAGGCTATGGTTATCGTGGGAGATGCTTTTGTTCCAGGGCTTGGGGGCGGAGTATGCCAAGTTTCTTCGACACTATATAATGCTGTTACTCTAGCCAATTTGCAAATTATTGAAAGGCACCCTCATTCTCTACCCGTCGATTATGTTCCTCCTGGTCATGATGCAACTGTTAGTTATCCAATCCTTGATTTAAAGTTTAGAAACAATAGAAAGGTTCCTATTCTGATTCGCAGTATCGTTGCTGAAAATACCCTAACCTTTCAACTCTATGAAAAGAGCGAAAAATAA
- a CDS encoding aspartyl-phosphate phosphatase Spo0E family protein, with protein MKISKDLKILLATIEDLRKELCYTVRQGKSISDPSVIKLSQDLDEELNKYYRIARGEAKTG; from the coding sequence ATGAAAATATCAAAAGATCTGAAGATTTTACTGGCGACTATTGAGGATCTGCGTAAAGAACTATGCTACACTGTGAGGCAAGGTAAAAGCATCTCCGATCCCTCCGTTATTAAGTTAAGTCAGGATCTCGATGAAGAACTAAATAAATACTATAGAATAGCTAGGGGAGAGGCAAAAACCGGATAA
- a CDS encoding DUF6789 family protein, giving the protein MKVLDNLNRVARYMNVSRNMKDSIPVGFLSGLVGTLAMDLSNIIFKKSGVSEKTYAQYAGSVMISPFRLLFKENRILGQILHLITGSIMGIPLFTVLKKTGKDNYLFKGAIYGTFTWELLYSFGLRYRVFRTKAYSTRTHMTTLIDNLVYGFSSAATMVFLTDKSVFPHASKKQMETRQISELSQSSIDPRDEFLDDYSDEVRLH; this is encoded by the coding sequence ATGAAAGTACTTGATAATCTTAATAGGGTTGCAAGGTATATGAATGTTAGCAGAAATATGAAAGATTCTATCCCTGTTGGTTTCTTAAGTGGTCTGGTGGGAACACTTGCTATGGATCTTAGCAACATAATCTTTAAGAAATCCGGGGTCAGCGAAAAGACCTATGCTCAATATGCCGGATCTGTCATGATAAGTCCTTTTAGACTATTATTTAAGGAAAATCGAATTTTAGGGCAGATCCTCCACTTGATTACAGGCTCAATTATGGGTATTCCCTTATTTACTGTTCTGAAAAAAACCGGAAAGGATAATTATCTTTTCAAAGGTGCCATATATGGTACATTTACTTGGGAACTTCTCTATTCATTTGGGCTAAGGTATAGAGTTTTCAGAACAAAGGCCTATTCTACGAGAACCCACATGACTACATTAATTGACAACCTGGTATATGGCTTTTCCTCTGCGGCAACTATGGTTTTTTTAACAGATAAGTCAGTTTTCCCACATGCCAGCAAAAAGCAAATGGAGACACGACAAATAAGTGAATTATCCCAGAGCAGCATTGATCCCAGGGATGAATTTTTAGATGATTATAGTGATGAAGTAAGACTTCATTAA
- a CDS encoding cation diffusion facilitator family transporter produces MKKFLELIKKGNASSLYAVLGNLFLVVFKGIAAFLSGSGAMFAEAMHTGADAVNQLFVFIGSILAERKPTTRFPSGFGRVINVFCMGAVIIITILAYETILEGVRLIRNPVSIGGLWLIVLSLGVSIAIDGYVLFKAMHEILKETRAEGKGFGIIANALKGVNRASPATRLVFYEDLVATSGAILALAAILVSHFTPIKVLDGIAAIIIGLMMGGVAFRVGYDNMVGLIGVSAPKEVEDKVSQIIFSVPEVTDINKMRILQEGRFYHVESYVELVPGLTLAQADDIKLKIRDLLLSSEDVTDVTLGIIEDTGVRDWQKISAK; encoded by the coding sequence ATGAAGAAGTTTTTGGAACTCATTAAAAAGGGAAACGCCTCCTCTCTATACGCTGTATTAGGCAACCTCTTCTTGGTAGTTTTCAAAGGAATAGCTGCCTTCTTAAGCGGCAGTGGGGCGATGTTTGCCGAAGCGATGCATACGGGGGCAGACGCAGTTAACCAATTATTTGTATTTATCGGCAGTATTTTAGCCGAGCGCAAGCCGACTACCCGCTTTCCATCCGGTTTCGGCCGGGTCATTAATGTATTTTGTATGGGTGCGGTAATTATCATTACTATCCTGGCCTACGAAACCATTCTTGAAGGAGTTCGTTTGATTCGTAACCCAGTGTCCATTGGGGGCCTATGGCTTATTGTTCTTAGTCTGGGAGTTTCAATCGCCATCGATGGATATGTCTTATTTAAAGCAATGCATGAGATTCTTAAAGAAACTCGAGCTGAAGGAAAGGGATTCGGCATAATCGCCAATGCCCTTAAAGGCGTCAATCGTGCCTCTCCTGCAACTCGTCTGGTTTTTTATGAAGACCTGGTCGCCACATCCGGGGCCATACTGGCCTTAGCGGCAATTCTTGTCTCCCACTTTACTCCAATTAAAGTCCTGGATGGTATTGCAGCCATTATCATTGGACTGATGATGGGGGGCGTGGCCTTCCGAGTTGGCTACGACAATATGGTCGGACTCATTGGAGTATCCGCTCCAAAAGAAGTAGAAGACAAAGTATCTCAGATTATCTTTTCTGTTCCGGAAGTAACGGATATTAATAAAATGCGCATCCTCCAGGAGGGACGTTTTTATCATGTCGAAAGCTACGTTGAATTAGTACCTGGCTTAACCCTGGCCCAAGCAGATGATATTAAGCTAAAAATACGAGATTTACTGTTAAGTTCCGAGGATGTTACAGATGTTACCTTAGGAATCATTGAGGACACTGGGGTTCGAGATTGGCAAAAGATATCGGCTAAATAA
- a CDS encoding SGNH/GDSL hydrolase family protein: MILLKLYLALGDSITAGYGVESPFSFPMVYASFLRRHNPNLKLLNFGINGLTTSGLLNQLRTNQNLRTSIRHAFLITLTIGSNDLLRLIGNPNQPIKTSQLPIIQRTMSRTLMQIGQELRSLNPYAIIKVATLYNPLPAGPYANYYSLVQGIIDTANAMIVMWAKSYGFIVVNLDREIKGKELLFISRDHAHPNAAGYQMIAKAFARY, encoded by the coding sequence GTGATCTTATTGAAGTTATATCTGGCTTTAGGGGATTCAATAACGGCTGGGTATGGAGTTGAAAGTCCCTTTTCTTTCCCTATGGTATACGCTAGTTTCCTGCGCAGGCATAATCCGAACTTAAAACTTCTTAATTTTGGCATAAATGGTCTGACAACAAGTGGTTTGCTTAACCAATTGCGTACTAATCAGAACCTGAGAACATCGATTAGGCATGCCTTCTTAATTACACTAACTATCGGCTCTAACGATCTGCTCCGGCTTATTGGTAATCCCAATCAACCTATAAAGACATCTCAGCTGCCCATTATTCAGAGAACTATGAGCAGAACTCTTATGCAAATCGGACAAGAACTTCGGAGTCTCAATCCATATGCAATTATAAAAGTAGCGACTCTCTATAATCCCTTGCCAGCAGGCCCCTATGCCAATTATTACTCTCTTGTCCAAGGAATCATCGACACTGCCAATGCTATGATTGTGATGTGGGCAAAAAGTTATGGATTTATTGTTGTGAATTTAGATCGTGAGATTAAGGGCAAGGAACTGTTATTTATTAGCAGAGATCATGCCCATCCCAATGCGGCAGGTTATCAGATGATTGCTAAAGCCTTTGCAAGGTACTAA
- a CDS encoding TVP38/TMEM64 family protein, whose amino-acid sequence MTKKFFSFFTLAVSLTFVVLLYPELQNPSAFQMLVTQWGWVSIFVDLFILMLLALFPITPFALIAGGNTLIFGWVNGFLLSLVGSLLGASLGFYLSRNLGQEWAQPKIAKLGKWANLIEGNSFSIILISRLIPILPSAAVNYAAGLSLMTFPRFFLASVLGKIPMIVWESWIGHDFWQISKNPSRFLLAILIGVLIFGLASLYFYFSANRFKEDTSE is encoded by the coding sequence TTGACCAAGAAATTTTTTTCATTCTTTACTCTGGCAGTCTCCTTAACCTTTGTCGTTTTACTGTATCCTGAACTCCAGAATCCCTCTGCTTTTCAGATGCTTGTTACCCAATGGGGATGGGTTAGTATCTTTGTTGACCTATTCATCTTAATGCTTCTGGCCCTCTTTCCTATAACTCCCTTTGCCTTAATCGCGGGGGGGAACACCCTCATTTTTGGTTGGGTTAACGGTTTTCTCCTCTCTCTGGTCGGAAGTTTGCTGGGAGCCTCACTGGGTTTCTATTTATCCCGCAATCTAGGACAAGAATGGGCCCAGCCTAAAATTGCGAAGCTAGGGAAATGGGCTAACTTAATTGAAGGAAATAGCTTTTCCATTATCCTAATATCCCGACTAATTCCCATTCTACCCTCAGCTGCAGTCAACTATGCTGCAGGATTATCCTTAATGACTTTTCCAAGGTTTTTTCTTGCCTCGGTTCTCGGAAAAATTCCTATGATTGTTTGGGAATCATGGATTGGTCATGACTTTTGGCAGATATCTAAAAACCCCAGCCGTTTTTTGTTAGCCATATTGATTGGCGTTCTAATTTTTGGATTAGCCAGCCTCTATTTCTATTTCTCTGCTAATCGTTTTAAAGAAGATACTTCGGAATAA
- a CDS encoding HD domain-containing protein: protein MKSLSLSKQVEDILNHEEYQQLGQFTHHRPFTTLEHSLRVAQIAYNWSIRLEDKVNLDTCAVTRGALLHDFFLYDWHKLRPDGSRWHGFRHPRIACQNAERCFELSDKEKDIILSHMWPLTLRLPRSKEAFLVMFADKIASIQEFRCKFKRQLPPSERYTSLHLIKHGKLLRLKTSPTRPH, encoded by the coding sequence GTGAAGTCATTGAGTCTATCTAAGCAGGTGGAAGACATTTTAAACCATGAGGAATATCAACAGTTAGGGCAATTCACCCATCATAGGCCTTTTACTACTCTTGAACATTCTCTCCGGGTTGCCCAAATAGCCTATAATTGGTCTATCCGACTGGAAGACAAAGTAAATCTGGATACCTGTGCTGTCACTCGGGGAGCCCTCCTTCACGACTTCTTCTTGTACGATTGGCATAAACTCAGACCGGATGGATCCAGATGGCATGGTTTTCGTCATCCAAGAATTGCCTGTCAGAATGCAGAACGGTGTTTCGAACTCAGTGATAAGGAAAAGGACATCATTTTAAGTCATATGTGGCCCCTTACTCTCCGCCTACCCCGCAGTAAAGAAGCTTTTCTGGTTATGTTCGCTGATAAGATAGCCTCTATTCAAGAATTTCGCTGTAAATTCAAGAGGCAACTCCCCCCCTCTGAGAGATACACCTCTCTTCACCTTATCAAACATGGTAAGCTCCTTCGCCTGAAAACGTCACCTACGAGGCCCCATTAG
- a CDS encoding putative ABC transporter permease, with translation MLTDFILTFSIYAFAGWVMETLYRSSNQRRLVNPGFLSGPFLPIYGFFSTLVIWTSELISGVSLPLQFLWFVFLSTLLEYVAGWFFERFYHLQLWDYHSIPFNLQGRIALPFSLIWGGLGLVFYHIINPTVQLQIQLTPFPVRTAFALIMSVYVIWDLIHSSLLLRRLEHFVTAFQERYERLELPTFHIACSPFYRLLHTYPKMRHTLHEKMALLYAKQEAMEHFLKLQRNKFYNPDSENNTHSLD, from the coding sequence ATGTTAACGGATTTTATCCTGACTTTTTCTATTTATGCCTTTGCAGGCTGGGTTATGGAAACTCTATATCGTTCCTCCAACCAACGCAGGCTCGTAAATCCCGGATTTCTGAGCGGCCCTTTTCTCCCCATTTATGGATTCTTTTCTACTTTGGTAATTTGGACTTCTGAACTGATAAGCGGCGTCTCCTTACCTCTACAATTTCTATGGTTTGTCTTTTTATCGACCTTGCTGGAATATGTAGCCGGTTGGTTCTTCGAGCGTTTCTATCACTTGCAACTCTGGGATTATCACTCTATTCCTTTTAATTTACAGGGACGAATTGCCCTTCCTTTCAGTTTGATCTGGGGGGGATTAGGACTTGTGTTTTATCATATCATTAATCCGACGGTTCAACTGCAAATTCAACTCACCCCTTTTCCGGTTCGTACTGCTTTTGCTCTAATCATGTCTGTCTATGTGATTTGGGATTTAATTCACTCTTCTTTGTTATTACGCCGTTTAGAGCACTTTGTTACCGCCTTTCAAGAACGTTATGAACGATTGGAATTACCAACCTTCCATATTGCCTGCTCTCCCTTTTATCGACTACTGCATACCTATCCAAAAATGCGTCACACTTTACATGAGAAGATGGCCTTACTCTATGCTAAGCAAGAAGCCATGGAACACTTTCTAAAGCTTCAGCGCAATAAATTCTACAACCCAGATAGTGAAAACAATACTCACTCACTTGACTAG
- a CDS encoding GerAB/ArcD/ProY family transporter, producing MRLEKGVISSLQLFFLVNCFIQGALLPLTFAYPISKHDTWLAVIAAMIIGTVIALVYISLANLFPGKNFVQINDLIYGSYLGKFISLQYSLFFLITLSGYLWFIGDFVLTFIMPETPMSFIMIMFAFICAWAVRQGIEVIARMSVVIAFIPAIIVFITFAMLLKDMKFTNFLPILEIPIGDLIQSTHIITHISFSQVFVFLMILPSVDEKRKAKKPILLGMISAGLILVLGTIRNIATLGPLSPVVTSPSMESVRLINIGKILTRLEIFVAMAQILLLFVLSCIFYYATVLSIAQMTKLRTYQPLVVIIGVLSIVLALISYQSKMQLSYSIMYNTPIVSLHFYLVLPFMSLIVAKLRKLPQNNGRN from the coding sequence ATGAGACTTGAAAAAGGAGTAATATCCAGCCTTCAATTGTTCTTCTTGGTTAATTGTTTTATACAAGGGGCACTCTTGCCTTTGACCTTTGCTTACCCAATTTCTAAGCACGATACCTGGTTGGCAGTGATAGCGGCTATGATTATCGGTACCGTAATAGCTTTAGTCTATATTTCACTTGCCAATTTATTTCCCGGCAAGAACTTTGTCCAAATTAACGATCTTATTTACGGTTCCTATCTGGGTAAGTTTATCTCTTTACAATACAGCCTTTTCTTTCTAATAACCTTGTCCGGATATCTTTGGTTTATTGGCGATTTCGTCCTGACCTTTATTATGCCGGAAACTCCCATGAGCTTCATTATGATCATGTTTGCTTTCATCTGTGCTTGGGCAGTACGGCAAGGAATTGAAGTAATCGCCAGAATGTCTGTAGTGATTGCTTTTATCCCGGCAATAATTGTCTTCATAACCTTTGCCATGCTTTTAAAAGATATGAAGTTTACAAATTTCTTACCAATTTTGGAGATACCTATAGGAGATTTGATTCAGAGCACACATATAATCACCCATATTTCATTTTCTCAAGTATTTGTCTTTTTGATGATTCTTCCCTCAGTAGATGAAAAACGCAAGGCCAAGAAACCAATTCTCTTAGGAATGATTAGTGCGGGACTTATATTAGTATTAGGTACCATACGCAACATAGCAACACTCGGCCCTCTTAGTCCAGTAGTGACTTCTCCTTCAATGGAATCAGTACGCTTGATTAATATCGGTAAGATATTAACTAGGCTGGAAATATTCGTGGCAATGGCTCAAATCCTATTATTATTTGTATTATCGTGTATTTTTTATTATGCGACGGTTTTGAGTATAGCCCAGATGACAAAACTCCGCACCTATCAGCCTCTGGTTGTAATAATTGGTGTCCTGAGCATTGTTTTAGCTCTTATATCCTATCAATCAAAAATGCAATTAAGCTATTCAATCATGTATAATACACCCATCGTTAGCTTACATTTTTATCTTGTTCTTCCTTTTATGTCTTTAATTGTAGCGAAACTAAGAAAACTACCCCAAAATAACGGAAGGAATTAA
- a CDS encoding Ger(x)C family spore germination protein translates to MKSVKKAAALLTTILILSLGTTGCWNRRELPNLGIVMGAGLDKNEDSGKLEVTAQLIKTSELNSGGTGEGGGGGSGDSRAYWNLQNTGEGMFATIRGFTHKSSRKLYWPHNQVIIFGHSLAEQGIQEYLDFFVRDQETRLEVYMLVAQDKASEILDFQPKLEKIPAVGISELMESQSANSQTCVTQLNEFVTRLMSPTTAPIAPIIKIEGQGANSELSVEGTAVFKKDKLIGQLTKEETRGLLWAINKVKSGIIKVRCPDCQGIASLEIIRSKGKITSQIIDSKPSITIEIEEEGNIGDQSCDANLVAPDAAEKLTKQAEKAILDEVESALKKSQKLKADIFGFGDIFHQRHLKEWTQMKDDWDEIYSNLDVEITVQAKIRRSGLIGRPATPEKEQ, encoded by the coding sequence ATGAAAAGCGTAAAGAAAGCGGCAGCCCTACTGACAACAATCTTAATTCTTTCTTTAGGTACTACCGGCTGTTGGAATCGTCGTGAATTGCCCAATCTAGGAATTGTCATGGGGGCTGGGCTGGATAAGAACGAGGATTCCGGTAAATTAGAGGTCACGGCCCAACTGATCAAAACTTCCGAGCTCAATTCTGGGGGTACTGGGGAGGGGGGTGGCGGAGGAAGCGGAGACTCCAGAGCGTATTGGAATCTGCAAAACACGGGAGAAGGTATGTTTGCAACAATTAGAGGTTTTACCCATAAATCAAGCCGTAAATTATACTGGCCTCATAATCAGGTGATAATCTTTGGGCATTCTCTGGCCGAACAAGGCATCCAAGAATACCTGGATTTCTTTGTCCGGGATCAGGAAACTCGTCTGGAGGTGTATATGCTTGTCGCCCAAGACAAAGCAAGCGAAATCCTAGATTTTCAACCAAAGCTGGAAAAAATCCCTGCAGTGGGTATATCAGAATTAATGGAATCGCAGTCCGCAAACTCGCAAACATGTGTCACGCAACTTAACGAGTTTGTCACCCGTTTAATGAGCCCCACAACAGCTCCTATCGCACCTATTATAAAAATAGAGGGCCAAGGGGCTAACAGCGAGTTGTCTGTGGAAGGTACTGCTGTCTTTAAAAAGGACAAATTGATTGGTCAACTTACCAAGGAAGAAACTCGAGGACTGTTATGGGCAATAAATAAGGTAAAGAGTGGAATCATTAAGGTCAGGTGTCCCGACTGCCAAGGAATAGCGAGTTTAGAAATCATCCGCTCTAAAGGCAAAATCACCTCTCAAATAATTGACAGTAAGCCCTCGATCACAATTGAAATCGAAGAAGAAGGCAATATTGGCGATCAATCTTGCGATGCAAACTTAGTAGCCCCTGATGCCGCTGAAAAGTTGACCAAGCAAGCAGAAAAGGCTATCCTCGACGAAGTAGAATCAGCTTTGAAAAAGTCCCAAAAGCTTAAAGCAGATATCTTTGGATTTGGGGATATATTCCACCAAAGACACCTGAAGGAGTGGACACAGATGAAAGATGATTGGGATGAAATCTACTCCAATCTTGATGTAGAAATTACTGTCCAAGCCAAAATACGCAGATCCGGATTGATCGGGCGACCTGCAACACCAGAAAAGGAGCAATAG
- a CDS encoding spore germination protein — translation MLSYLLSRLKYLKLLGQNYKLSQSNSTASKDKDEKSTTSHLSASLKNNLDLFRESLGNNYDVVIREFTINLPKQVDAALLYLTGMTDPKIVNDSILKPLMFESQLDKTTLASKLDIIEIIRTTMLSVGEVSKSNSINDLVDNCMAGTSILLVDGCPEALLIMTADWKARSVDEPKTESVVRGPREGFIENILTNTTLLRRKIKNPDLILETMKIGQRTKTSVCIAYIKGLANPSLIEEIKRRLNNIKTDSILESGYIEQFIEDAPFSIFSTVGNTEKPDSVAAKILEGRAAIFVDGTPFVLTVPLLLFENFQSAEDYYSRPYFVSFIRLIRFMAYLISILAPATYVALTTYHQELIPTPLLFSMASAQEGVPFPAIVEAVGMGVVFEILREAGVRLPRPVGQAVSIVGALVIGQSAVTAGLIGAPMVIVVALTAVASFVVPAQTDSGGILRIVFVTLAGFSGGFGIIIGLIGLFIHLTSLRSFGTPFLSPIAPLSAADLKDSFIRAPLWAMITRPSFMGSEDTQRKDFRLKPSPPSEKESQSE, via the coding sequence ATGCTCAGTTATCTGCTTAGCAGACTGAAATATCTGAAGCTGCTTGGACAAAACTATAAATTGAGCCAAAGTAACTCTACAGCTTCTAAAGACAAAGACGAAAAAAGCACCACCAGTCACCTTTCCGCAAGTCTTAAAAACAACCTGGATCTTTTCAGAGAATCCCTAGGTAATAATTATGATGTTGTCATCAGAGAGTTCACGATTAATCTGCCAAAACAAGTCGATGCGGCATTGCTATATCTTACAGGGATGACAGATCCAAAAATAGTTAATGACAGTATCCTTAAGCCCTTAATGTTTGAATCACAGTTGGACAAGACCACACTTGCATCAAAACTTGATATTATCGAAATTATCAGAACCACCATGCTTTCAGTGGGAGAAGTAAGCAAATCCAATTCCATTAACGATCTCGTTGATAATTGTATGGCTGGTACAAGTATTCTATTAGTTGATGGGTGCCCTGAGGCCTTATTAATAATGACAGCCGACTGGAAAGCCCGCAGTGTGGACGAGCCAAAAACTGAATCTGTCGTTCGCGGACCCCGGGAGGGTTTTATTGAAAATATCTTAACGAACACTACCTTATTAAGGCGCAAAATAAAAAACCCGGATTTAATCCTAGAAACTATGAAGATAGGTCAACGAACCAAGACAAGTGTTTGTATTGCTTATATAAAAGGCCTTGCCAACCCCTCACTCATTGAAGAAATCAAGCGCAGACTTAACAACATTAAAACCGATTCGATCTTAGAGTCGGGTTATATTGAGCAATTCATTGAAGACGCTCCTTTCTCAATTTTTTCTACCGTGGGCAACACAGAAAAACCCGACTCTGTGGCGGCTAAAATTCTGGAAGGGAGAGCTGCAATTTTTGTAGATGGTACTCCTTTTGTGCTTACTGTTCCCTTGCTTTTATTTGAAAACTTTCAAAGCGCTGAAGATTATTACTCCAGACCTTATTTCGTCAGCTTCATTCGCTTAATTAGATTTATGGCTTATCTGATTAGTATCCTAGCACCGGCTACTTATGTAGCCTTAACTACCTATCATCAAGAGTTAATTCCAACCCCACTGCTATTTAGTATGGCCTCGGCTCAGGAAGGCGTACCTTTTCCGGCAATTGTGGAAGCCGTAGGTATGGGCGTTGTATTTGAGATTCTTAGAGAAGCAGGGGTTAGATTGCCTCGACCTGTGGGGCAAGCAGTAAGTATTGTCGGCGCTCTGGTTATTGGCCAGTCTGCGGTAACCGCAGGCTTAATCGGAGCACCTATGGTTATTGTAGTAGCCTTAACTGCCGTCGCTAGTTTTGTCGTGCCGGCTCAAACAGACTCCGGTGGAATATTGCGGATAGTCTTTGTCACCCTGGCTGGGTTTTCCGGTGGTTTTGGTATTATCATCGGTCTTATCGGGCTCTTCATTCATCTAACATCTTTGAGATCCTTTGGCACTCCATTTCTTTCCCCGATAGCTCCCCTTAGTGCTGCCGATTTAAAAGATTCCTTTATCAGAGCACCTTTATGGGCAATGATAACTCGTCCCAGCTTTATGGGCAGTGAAGATACTCAGCGCAAGGATTTTCGTCTAAAACCCAGTCCTCCCTCGGAAAAAGAAAGTCAATCTGAATAA